The Scleropages formosus chromosome 20, fSclFor1.1, whole genome shotgun sequence genomic interval GTTAATTTGTACTGCATTAATACGGGGTAAATATGTTGCACAAGGGAGCtatagcaggaagtgggatttaaacctggctGTTCCGATTGCAAGGTGGCCGCTCTAAtcgccacgccacctgctgcccaatacGTTTATGCGCTGCTCTTCGTCGATGCGGCGCTGGAGACTAAGTACGTAGAGAAACTTGCGGGTGAAACgcagagaagctggaggaaacGGGGCAGAGCTTTGAACGCGAACGCAGAGGCGGTTTGGATTCCGTCCGGAAAAGGTTTGAGGTTTCCTTTCGGGGCCGGTTTATTCCGTTGGCTGTTTTCAGCTCCAGGGATTGCGGTGAACAGCATCAGCATCTCCTCTGCCTTCTGTGCGACGGGCTCCGAGGACGGCTACCTGCGCCTGTGGCCCCTGGATTTCTCCGCTGTGTTCCTGGAGGCCGGTAAGCGAAGCAGGACTCGGCGAGACATCCTGACTCCGTTTGTCTTGAGCGCGCGCTGGGTGGCGCGGCGGttggcgctgctgcctttggacccagaggttgcgggttcgaatcacgctccctccctccctcccccagctgtagtactcttgagcaaggtccttaccctaaattgcgctggtaaaattacccagctgtataaatactaaataattgtaggtaaattACCATAgtaaatagctttggagaaatgtatttGCCTTATTTATGAGAGCTCCTTCCTCTGAGCCCAGTAGCGACAGTTACACTTGTTTATTTCGCTTATTGTCACTTCCCTCCAGAGccatttaaaacattaagttACTTTAAAAGATTAACCCactcatgcagctgggtaatttttactgtttcagttcagggtaaatgcagGTAGTCCTCAGCTTACGACGTATCCAACTTAGAACCGCCCAGACTTACGACCACCCCGTTAAGTTTATTACAGTCCAACCGCGGAGCAAACAGCCGACACAAGAAAAAGGGATTTCAGGATTAACagagaacaaaaatgtaaattttttttttttttttttttttttttaaattttcggaaaaaaaatgcaaaacgcCTCCAGAAGGGCCGTGTGTTTTGACCTATCAGAGCTCGCATAACAcatcagccaatcagagcacACGTGTCACATGACCCAGGCTCAGCGCCTCTGTCTCTCAACATCTGAAGAGTAGGTTCTTGTTcgcaagggggcgcggtggcgcagcggggttggccgggtcctgctctctggtgggtctggggttcgtgtcctgcttgcggtgccttgtgatggactggtgttccgtcctgagtgtgtcccctccccctctggccttgctccctgtgttgctgggttaggctctggttcgccgcgaccccgtacgcCAATGTATGTGTGCTCTAGTttgcgtgatttttttttcagtgtttcgaTCGtgagtgtccccccccccccggaaccCCCTCATAAGTGGAGGACTACCTGTGCTTCGCTCtagagtactgcagcagaaggcgAGACTCAAACCTATAGCCTCCCAAGTCCAGAtacagcagttctaacccccATGCTGAACCCCTTGTACGTACTAAAGAACACAATGTCCCCAGTGTTTGGGGTGGAAGTGAGTTGATGTGACCCTGTCGTCCAGAACACGAGGGACCGGTGACCTTGGTCTCCATTAGCTCCGACGGGCTTGGTGTCCTGGCAGCCACCGCCACGGGGAACCTGGGCTACCTGGACGTGGGCACTCGTCAGTACAGCACCCTGATGAGGTCCCACACCGACACCGTGTTGGGATTCAGCGTGGACGGTGTCCACAGGCACATTACCACCGCATCCCGTGACGGCACGGTCCGCGTGTGGGACCTGGATTCCATGCAGCAGGTACGAGTCAACCGTGACGGTCATCGGATTCTTCTCGAAGGGTCTCGCTGCCGTCAGCTGTGGTTGTCAAACTGACACTCTGGTAGGCAGTGGTGCACCAGCATGCAGGAAGGTCCTTTTTTAGGCACATGTTGAGGGAAATTACCATGGTGTAAATAGAGCAGGTACACTAGGGCAATGGTTTGACATGGCAACCCTCATATGGGATTGAATTTTAAACCCTAAATCAGCATCATTCAGGATGTTTCTCTGCTAGGTGATGTATAACACAGCCCTTTTTCATTGAGCTGACTTAGTGCGTTAAGccacatacaatgatttacccatttgtagaggagggtaattttcactgcattagTTCAGGTTAAGTCCCCTCCACAAGGGTAgtggagcaggagatgggatttgaacctgggtccctggtgtaaccactgcaccacctctgCTGTTGGTATGCGAAGGGTTAATTAATCCTCATTGTGtcacttaatttacatttattaatttatctgatacttttctccaaagtgacttggaaTGTTGGACTACTTGTtattatttgccatttgtacagctgggtaattttactggagtgatttagggttAGTGCTTTGCCCaagggtgggattcgaacctgcaacctttgggtcccaaggtgACCGCCATGCCCCGCGTTCGCTAAAGGAACGTTCTCTTGCTCCGTGTCTCCAGCTCTATGACTTTGTGTCCGAGGACACCCCCGACACCCCCTGCTCCGTGGCCTTTCACCCGAGCGGACAGGTGTTCTCCTGCGGCTCCAGCTCGGGCACGGTTCGCGTCTTCAACATCGCCGACTCCACTCTGCTGGCGGAACACAAGTAAGCGAACATCCTGCTTCCAGCGGAATCCACGTGGGCCCACGGACCGCATCTCGCTGTTGCCGTAGAAACGAAGCAGGTCCTCGCATTGCTTCTCATTTTTGCCCAGTTGGATCCTGGTAGTACTGACTCTTCTGCTGTCTCCACAGTTTGTATCTCTAGCAAACTATGGAGTCAAGTATTACTTGACTCTCTTGGGACTCCATTAtttaggacagctggtactgttcAGTTTTTGTGGGGATTTTCAGCAAGGTATCTggtctttttctgtttatgatctatattcacattatttcatttagcagatgcttttctccaaagcgacttccagtgaactctacgtagtgttatcagcccacacaccttattcactgcggttacttacactgctagatacactacttacactgggtcactcatccatataccagtggaacacactctgtcactcacacactatgggagaacctgaacagcatgtctttggagtgtgggaggaaaccagagcacccggaggaaacccacccaggcactgtgagacagcagcgctactcgctgtgccaccctccGTACGTGATGCCAACCATGTGAAATTCATATATGAATCACCATGGAAAGGGTGAAGCCGGTGAGTAGGGAGTGTTTGGTGTGGTGATTTATTGATGCTGACCTCACgctctgtgtgtttgcaggcaGCACCGAGGGGAGGTGATCGGCGTCACCTTCTCCCCCGACGGGGAGTGCATGTACAGCGCGTGCTCCTCGGGCACCTTGTGTCTCTACAACTCATCCCAGGAGGACCACCGCATCCTCAGAGTCCTTGGTGAGTCTGCTCCTCAGGGCTGTTACGGCATGTTTGACctggtattttatttttcaaaataaaattatcgTATATTTACATGcgtgggaaattttactggagcaatttgaagGTAAGTCctttgcttaaaggtactatagttggaggtgggatttgaacctgtaacctttgggtccaaaggcagcagctctaccagCTTCCCCTGCACGGTTGGTTGTTTCTTTCGTTCACTCTTTTGTTTAGAGGACACATTCGTCCAAAGAAACTTGTATCGTCAAGtaacttacgctgatttacccgtttatacaaacacacgttttcagaaccgcttgtcccatactgggtcgcggggaactggagcctacccggtaacacagggcgtaaggccggagggggaggggacacactcaggacgggacgccagtccgccgcaaggcaacctaagcgggactcgaaccccagacccgccagagagcaggacctggccaaacccactgcagcaccgcgTCCTCCGATAATGGAAAAACATGATGTTTCATTAATCTTTTACTTATTATGGTAAAGATTTGCAAATAAAGCTGCTGGTAAagattaacccatttatagagctggtgaatttttactctataagttcagattaagtaccttaatcaagggtgcAACTGAAGGGgaagggattcgaaccagcaacattGACATTTCAAGATGACAGCCCTAGACATGATGGTAcctgctgggcctttttttccatcatctCCAAATGATGTGTAACCCAAGTAGAGTGAGCCCAgcccagaaggttgcaggtttgaatcccaactccggttgtaatacccttgagcaaggtactctttacccagctacataactgggtaaataactgtaagcggcttaacattgtaagtcgctttggagaaaaatgtcagatggatggatggatgaatgaatgtaaatacattcAGGTAACGTGGTGGCACGAGGCAGTGAGCGTGGTCCCGACGCCCTCTCCGTGAGCAGCGACAGTCGCAGCCTGGCTTTTGTAGGCCCTTCCGAGTACACGGTGATGGTGATGGACGCTCGCTCCCTAGACGAGGTACCTCCTTCCCAAACAGCTCCGCCCACACGAGGTTGTCATCGCTGCTCGGCGTGGAAGCGAGAATTTTTTTGCTAAAGATCCCCCGGGGGGGGCGCTCCAGCAGCAGGGCTCAGGGTGCGGTCTTTGTCCCGCAGCTCTTGCGGGTGGACGTGAGCATCCTGGATGCGGAGAGCACCTCCCTGGAGTCGGCCGTGAGGGCGTGCTTCCCACCCGTCTCCACGGGACACCTGCTGGTCTCCACCTCCGCCAACAAGATCCTGTGGCTGAGCGCCCAGACGGGGAGGCTGCTGAGAGAGGCGAGCGAGAGCATGTCGGGTCCCGACCCCCGGAAAGGGCCCCGCGTCCCCAGCACCGACGCTGATTcccgtgttgtgtgtgtgtgtgtgtgtgtgtgtgtgtgtgtgtgtgtgtgtgtgtgtgtgtgtgtgtgtgtgtgtgtgtgtgtaccgtcTCCCTGCAGGTGTCCAAGGTGCACACGCAACAGTGCTCCTCGATGTCGGTCAGCGAGGACGGCCGCTTCCTTCTGACCGCGGGTCACAAGGCCGTCAAGGTGTGGGACTACAGCATGCGGCTTGACGTGAACGCACAGGTCAGAGACGGGTCTCCTCCGTCCTGGGAAACGCAAACCGACCGCGTTCTTACCCAGCCGTTTAAGTAAAAGGGACGAAGCAGgtggatttttcagtttttcgcACATATGAAACCAGATGCAGTTTATGAGCCCCATTGAAATCATCTGGATTTCTACACGAATGCCTTGAAAATGTGATCCGATCTTCTTCTAAGTCTTAATAATGAGGaatcatattttaatatacatatgtgtatatatatatatatgtgtgtatgtatatatatatatatatatatatatatatatatatatataatctcacacacacacacagccaattTGACTGAACCAATTTCATTGAACCAATTTTTCTATCAATAAAGGCCCCTGATGGAAAAGTACCCTTAAGCcttatattaataattatctTCATTGTCAATAATCCAAAACAAATGCTTTCTGTACCTGCTGAGCATATCTGTGCAGCAATTAGGAGGTATTTTGGCCCATTCCTCTATAGAAAACTCTTTTAGTTtatatctatttttaaaaaatgttgtatattattgttaaataaacagactatatattttacatgcacacacactgtctgaagccacttgtcccaagtggggtcgcagcaaaccggaatCTAActtggcagcacagggctggagggggaggggggacacccgggacaggatgccagtccatcacagggcaccccaagcaggactcgaaccccagacctaccagggagcaggacctggccaaatccgctgcgccactgtgcccccccaatatattatatttttttattattatgcatcGTATAACAGTATATTATTACTGTGACTTAAAGATCATATCAgattttaggagccattcataCAGAAGTCTAGATCATTCCAAAGGGGTTCATAAACTTTCTCACAACTACAGACCTTCTACCAGCTTTcttcacatattttcatatgtttaAAGTATATAAAGACACCTGCTACCTgttgccacctgctgtctttaCACGGTCCATATTTTCGACCTGCGTCGCGTTTGGGCGTGGGAGGACGCCGGATCGCTCGGTGGGAACGCTGCTTGAGCACGGAGAGAAGAAACGCGGAACTGACGGAACACCGACTTGAGAGGGGCCGATCACACGCTGTTGGTGTTTTTTACTGGAAGTTTCACAGCAGCTCTTTTTTTCTCAGGTGTTCATTGGTCATTCCCAGCCCATCCAGCAGGTGGCCTTCACCCCAGACCAGCTGGGTGTGGTTAGCGTCGGCGACGCCATCTACTACTGGGACTTCCTGGCCCATCAACAGGAGTCAGCCTCCGAGAGGAGGTaagacgcgcgcgcacacacacacacacacacacacacacacacacacacacacacatcgccaGCTGTCCCATTTGCGCTTCTGAACACATGTGctttccctcttccttccttcagCTCTCCTTCCTTGACCAGCTCCCCTCCCGCCTTTAAGCCAGGTGAGCGTGTGGAACGACGAAGGCGGTCGGCCGCAATCGGTAGGTTCGGCAGAAGCTTCTCTGATGCTCGACGTTCGGAAGCCGAGCGGACCGATACGCCGACGCGCTCGGCGCCCGCAGGAAGCCGGGAGTTGGACGTCAGCATGTTGGCGCGGTGCGACGGAACGCCCCGGAAAGCCGCGCCCCTCCCCTCTTCGTCTCCGCCCTGCCTGGACGCCGGCTCTTCGCACAGCCCTGATCACGAAGGTGAGAACGTGAGCAGGAGCAGCTCGCCCACGATCGCGCAGCGTAAAGATGAGCATAGGAGCAAGAGCTTAAGAGGGATTTTTGAAGGACTTTTAATATCTGAATAACTTGGAATAAAATGCTATAAAATGATTGAaaacttaaaacaaaaatgttcatttttgttcataCTGGGGGCATTTAAAGGTCATAACCTATTATTCAGTGCTGACTGTTGACCAGTTCGTCCCATGAACATGTGAACGTTCGTCGGCATCCGGCCGCTTTCGGCTTTATTAATTATACGAAAGAGGTTAGATGATGGAGACGTACCTTGATTTATTGTCCAGGTCGGTTCTATAAAATCTGCTGCGTCAAGATAaaggttaatttaaaaaaaaaaaaaaaaaaatacatcgtATGCGCACGCATCTATTAAATGCTTCTCCCATCTAATGAATTCCTCATCTTATTGCTCACAGACATTCAGGAACACCGGACGCAATCTGTAAACACCGTGGTCGCGAGTTGAACGAACCCGATCCCGCACCCCTGCACCGTTTGCTAACGGCTGGACGTGGGAAcgcagaaattttttttttttttttttggggaaaacaaacaaacgatgagaattaaaaaaaaaaaaaaaaaacaaagcatccTAAttttcatatctttgaaaattcgtaCCGCATTTATATTTTTCCGTTTAACCGATACCTTTTTGCGAAGCGGCGTAtaattatttgcctatttatacagctgggtaactttactagagcagtttagggtaagtaccttgctcaagggtattatagatGAAGGTGAGATTGGAAtatatgacctttgggtccaaagacagcaggtgtaaccactactctaccagctgtcctgtgtgACGGCACAGCGGGTAACTCCTTCCCACACCCGTCAGAGCAGAGCTGCCTTTTTGCCCGTGGCTCCCTTTGCGTCCCTCTAGCTCTGGACACCCTGTCCCTTTGCGAGGACACGGAGGACACAGAGCTGgacacccctccccctccagcgggAGGCTCCTTCCTGCGTGTCACGGACATGGTTGCCAAGGACGACCAGCGTACGCGCACAAATGGCCTGCGCACCGCGACGGCTGTGCCGCACCCCGGTAAGAGCTCAAGGCTGTCTGGATtagtatccacacacacattgttggaagccccttgtcccaaggggggtcgcggcgagccggagcctaacctggcaatacagcgCGTAGGGCtcggggtggggagggggcgcacccaggacaggacgccagtccatcaaaaggcaccccaagtgggactcgaaccccagacccaccagagagcaggcgcaggccaaacccgccgcgccaccgcacccccggattAGTATCCGAATATCGGAATTTCTGCATTGAAATATTTGAACGTgatgatttttaaattcattatttttgtgaCAAACAGGTGATGAACAGAGGGACCGGTCACCGGTTCGCCCAGATGCCTACAGACACTTCACCCCTCGCTTCAAGATGTTCTCCCAGGCTCAGGTACGGTAATTCCCCTGTGGTGCACGTGTGAGCAGGGCTCCCTCCCGAGTTTTACCGCGCCAGCACCGAACCCATCGTTCAACCGCCGTTTTGTTGCTCAGGATCTCGGTTCTGCGTTAAGGTTTATCAACACGCGAACTGCTGACGAGAAATTACACACAGCAACGAGACAGACGTTtgtcaaatatttttcatactcCAGTTAATGAATGGTTCCACAGAGGTTAAAAATGTAACCTGGAACAGACATGTTAGttctaattaaatattttcctttctatgtgttttttttttttaatgaaaaggaaacCATAATGCGTTTTATgacaatttttcattaaacagctggaaaatgaagaaaaatgatgGAATGGTCAAGCAAAATGTTAAGTTTAATGTCACCTGCCACTTTTAAGTCAAGGCTGCTTCATGTGGGTCGCCgggcttttgtgtgtgtgtgtgtgtgtgtgtgtgtgtgtgtgtgtgtgtgtgtgtgtgtgtggtggagggCACATGGGGTAGGGCTTCACTTGTCCTGCTGTACTTcctttgatgaaggtatttaccctgaactgatgtggtaaaaattaccctgctgtataaatggataaatcactgcaagtggctttggagaagaaagtGAGCCAAAGTGTACGAATAAGATGTGgatctgaaaaatatttctacCCCTCCTGAATCTGTTCTCTGTGACACGCTCTCAGTGCgctgcagcgccccctgctggacaggaGGGCTTGTTGCTGAAGGCAGTGATTGGATACAACGGCAATGGGCGGGGCAACATGGTCTGGAATCCAGATACAGGTAAAGGCCGTGGTGTCTTCGTGGTCACTCGGCGGTCACGTTGGTGGGCGCTTGCTTTCTTCTGACCGAGCTCCAAACATTTCAGGCCTGTTCGCCTACTCCTGTGGctgcgtggtggtggtggaggatcTGCACACAGGCTCCCAGCAGCACTGGCTCGGGCACACGGAGGAGATCTCCTCCCTGGCCGTGTCCAACGACGCACAGGTACCCAGCTGGCCGCCCGTGACCGCGTGGCGCGTTAGGGGACGCAACGGCACTCACCTGCGACCTCTCCTGCGCGCAGACCTTGGCTTCGGCGTCGGCGGGTCGCGGCGGCTCTCAGAGCCGCATCTGCATCTGGGACGTCAGGGACGCCGCCCGGAAAAACACCATGTCCTACCACAAGGGGGAGGTGCAGGCCATCGCGTTCTCCAGGGACGACTTGCTGTTCGTCTCCGTCGGTGCGTGAACCGGCCCCAAGGTGTGGCAGGTGCGTGGCATTGTGAAGTCGATGTGTGACACACTCGGTGCGTTTTTGTGCGCGTGCTCCCACTCGCAGGTGACTACACGGACCTGAGGGTGGCGCTGTGGAGCACCGGGACATACCAGCTGCTGAGCAGCATCGCCGTGCCAGAGGCGCTCCACGACGTCGGCTTCAGCCCGACTTCCGCCGGCCACATGACATGCGTGGGCAGTGCCGGTGCCACCTTCTGCTTCCTCCAGTCTCGTGGCCAGAATGTGGAGCTCAAGGTGAGTCCAGCTCTTAACCACCACCGTTTCGCTTCCTTAGAGGAGCAAATCCCCCAAATTCCTTCCTCATTTAAATCTGGGTTCACAATGTAACCAAAATTTTAtgtattcgtttttttttttttttttgcatttttcgttcagttttgttagacTAAACATACGTTTGGCGTTAGTTCATACTATATTtagtcagtttttagaaaaatgctccacattcttgaaattagcaaagtGAGTTTGGCCAAAGGCATCAGTGAAGCactaatgatgatgatgatgatgatgatgatgatggtgcaTGTCCCTACTGAATGCAGAGACTGAACACGGTCCAACCGTCTCTACAGGTGCACAGGGTGCCCGTACCAGAGCAGGTGGGCGAGGTGGAGCTCACAGCGCTGTGCTACAGCACCGAATCCATCCTGTACACGGGCACAAACCGCGGACACGTCTGCGCCTGGGAGTGCGCAACCACGCGCTGCTTCATGAGCTGGGAGGCGGACGAGGGCGAGATCGGTCAGAGCCTTGTTAACTAGCCGACGTGCTCCGCTAGCGTTCTACTCTGGGCGCTTCGGTCATTACCGTAACAGTTTTGATTGTATGACAAATGTGTGTTgatatattattttcaatatcTTTACGCCAGATAACTTGTAGATCCTTATTAAAagctttaaattattatttttctattttactcAATTTGTGTCATTACCGTAACAAAGTACGTTTTTGACGCTGGAtcttgaaatatatttttttgttaaattatcaCTAGAAAAGCAAGCGCATTAATATAAAGCGCAAATCTCATTTGTATTAGTTGGGTGACatatatgaaatacatatatatatattttcctctCCAAAAGATACCTCTAGAACACTCATTTTAGAAATTATGTGGTACGTTATGGGAATGACACGGCACGTTACGGAAATGAGAATACAAATGTTGCTAATGAAACTAACCCTATGGACATATATCCCACCATGAATATGGCCCAATGgctataaaattaaataaattttttgttCAAGTCGGAATGTTCATCTCCGTCGTTCCGGTGTCTACACAGGGGTACTGCTGTGCCGAGGGAACCGCCTCATGACCGGCAGCAACACCAGGAGGATCCGGCTGTGGGCCGTGACCGCCGTCCGGGACTTCCAGCTCGGGGGACATACCCCGAGGAGCTCACAGGACAGGTGTGGAGGTCGTCCACCTTCTCGCCCCAACCGGATGTTTGCTATCAGCGTCACGGTTACCGTATTTAGGACCATACTTCAGAAAGCAGCCGTTACTTTTATGAACCATAAATCactgatattttaatattttaggtCCAAATGAGTTTCACATTATTGCTTTATctacagacacgtgattttaCCCATGTAGAGAGGTGGGTATTTTACTTAGTTCAAGTTCAGTACCACAGTCCTTGGATCAGCAGGGGGTGTAGACGTTAGAGCacccaccttgcactcaaaggacccgggttcagatcccacctcctgctgtgttacCCTCGAGCaatgtacttaacctgaattgtacagtacaaattacccagctgcatacatgtgtaaatcagtgtaagtagcttagcgttACAAGCTGCCTTGAAGAGTGAACGAGTTAATTAAGTGAATGTAGATGTTTGCGTTTACGGTGGATCACAAGTGTGTCCTTAAACACCCTGGTTGTGGTTTTCTGCCTTCGTTTATACCTTTATTTGTAGAAGTGTCTCGGTGCTGATGGAGCAGGAGATGACGCTGGACGGCACGGTGGCGAGTGCCGCTTTCGATGCCGCGATGGACATCGGCATCGTGGGCACCACGGCGGGGACCCTTTGGTACATCAACTGGGTGGAGAACAGCAGCATTCGACTCATCAGCGGGCATCGCGGCAGGGTGGGTCCCCCGTCACCTCATTCGTGCACTGTGCCGTTAACATTTTGGGAAACGCATGTCCGGCGAAGTACAGGTTGGGGAAACGAGGCTTTTCCGCACGGACAGACCCCCGGCGCTGGTGCGCTGGCTTTTCGTTcgttcgtttagcagacgcttgtctccaaagcaatttacagcagtttttacCCAGAATTTACCTTTATCCTGGGTAACTTAcggtgttagatacactacagtacactgccatTCTCACCTATGCAGCAGAGCCGtgtaactaacacacacactatgggcagtttagtcaccagttcacctgaaagaaatgtctttgagccgagggaggaaaccagagcacctggaggaaacataCTTGAACACGGTGAGAACACGCCAGCTCCATACAGACCGAGCacggatcaaacccacgtccgaatacgcagcccaggagctgtgagacaccagcgctacccgctgtacCACGGTGCCACCTGTTACTTATCGTGCTTCGTTCGGATACGGACAGCTGTGGGGATGTTGAGTTGGGGAACATGttgaggcagctggtggtgtagtggtcacagctgctgcctttggacccaaagggtcgcaggttcaaatcccacctccagctgtagtactcttgagtaagatGCTTGctgtaaattactccagtaaaattacccagctgtgtaaatggggaaagcatcagctaaatgaatactggTAAATGTAGTAAAACAAATGTCACTGCTGCCTGTTTATGGTCCCCTGGCTCTTTGCACCCAGGTGAGCAGCGTGGTCTTCAGCCCGAGCGAGAAGCACTTTGCCACGTGCGGGGAGGACGGCAGCGTGCGCGTGTGGTCCGCCCCCAGCAACGAGCTGGTGGTGCAGTTCCAGGTGCTGAACCAGGTGAGCGGCGCACTTCCTAAAGGCAACCTGTAAATGGCGGTCGTACCGCGGTCTCACTCGTGCGTTCCCTTCCTGCGCCGAAGCAGAGCTGCACGTGTATCTGCTGGAGCGCCTTGCTGAGCCCCGACCGAGGAGACCAGCGCGTGGCAGCGGGCTACAGCGACGGCACGCTGCGTGT includes:
- the wdr90 gene encoding WD repeat-containing protein 90 isoform X1 — protein: MSSKAWQQPYVNIFKHVKVEEWRRSTKEGDVAALTDKTLKSAVYRIRGCIPASNYILLPKTGTQTLGLTGRYFYLLFRPAPSKHFVVHVDVASEESQVVRVSFSNLFKEFKSTATWLQFPFLCGAAKGSVYESTARTARHGERRDRPDRTRLVGPAPASVRWTCLVLDLRYILSVYLNRHYSHLKSIRLCASMSVKNVFTSDILFDPGLSFTEAKQAGVSLQGACPMPREMCFPVPKGEDWHDLYDYIRFPSTGAKMPHDSFQRGRTSPAGSGTCRKSPVPELCRSVDLSKPVRDRISVIEQMTTPKPRPRHRAPLMTTRVPELGLPSSDAVVSDLRKSQKVQADFRTSEEEGAAKTPVASDGSVHVFARREHNSAAQDGDGETEEVVSTTVSRPLSLPSKKASKLRVRTRFGSAPFDATLPPLTPLVPPQKLQPDPILKLKRIFGFGGRTTKCAVWTKAGDVVYPCHAVIVAMNVASGQQRFFIGHTDKVSALAFNGSSAVLASAQAGTLGVVRLWNYSRGDCVAVFKTPARSLSSLSFSRSGGVLCGVGKDKHGKTMVVVWNTQRATKGGEVAVLAKAHSDVDVHTMKIAFFDDTRMVSCGRDNIRLWRVRGGMLRSCPVNLGEYHTLDFTDVAFEEGYSADRDPEDRTLFASSGSGHILEIDYKTVAIKNVRRLLPAPQTRHQRRDKQTLSTAPGIAVNSISISSAFCATGSEDGYLRLWPLDFSAVFLEAEHEGPVTLVSISSDGLGVLAATATGNLGYLDVGTRQYSTLMRSHTDTVLGFSVDGVHRHITTASRDGTVRVWDLDSMQQLYDFVSEDTPDTPCSVAFHPSGQVFSCGSSSGTVRVFNIADSTLLAEHKQHRGEVIGVTFSPDGECMYSACSSGTLCLYNSSQEDHRILRVLGNVVARGSERGPDALSVSSDSRSLAFVGPSEYTVMVMDARSLDELLRVDVSILDAESTSLESAVRACFPPVSTGHLLVSTSANKILWLSAQTGRLLREVSKVHTQQCSSMSVSEDGRFLLTAGHKAVKVWDYSMRLDVNAQVFIGHSQPIQQVAFTPDQLGVVSVGDAIYYWDFLAHQQESASERSSPSLTSSPPAFKPGERVERRRRSAAIGRFGRSFSDARRSEAERTDTPTRSAPAGSRELDVSMLARCDGTPRKAAPLPSSSPPCLDAGSSHSPDHEALDTLSLCEDTEDTELDTPPPPAGGSFLRVTDMVAKDDQRTRTNGLRTATAVPHPGDEQRDRSPVRPDAYRHFTPRFKMFSQAQCAAAPPAGQEGLLLKAVIGYNGNGRGNMVWNPDTGLFAYSCGCVVVVEDLHTGSQQHWLGHTEEISSLAVSNDAQTLASASAGRGGSQSRICIWDVRDAARKNTMSYHKGEVQAIAFSRDDLLFVSVGDYTDLRVALWSTGTYQLLSSIAVPEALHDVGFSPTSAGHMTCVGSAGATFCFLQSRGQNVELKVHRVPVPEQVGEVELTALCYSTESILYTGTNRGHVCAWECATTRCFMSWEADEGEIGVLLCRGNRLMTGSNTRRIRLWAVTAVRDFQLGGHTPRSSQDRSVSVLMEQEMTLDGTVASAAFDAAMDIGIVGTTAGTLWYINWVENSSIRLISGHRGRVSSVVFSPSEKHFATCGEDGSVRVWSAPSNELVVQFQVLNQSCTCICWSALLSPDRGDQRVAAGYSDGTLRVFRIATSEMELKLQPHQVTVTAVQCSAEGQVLLSGGKDGLVAVSSPLTGMTVRVITDHKGAPLSTIQCVTKKHKEFGLEGSEMWLAASADRRVSVWVSDWTQDRCELLDWLTFPAHCSHEEPGSLPPSLGAFCPCDPGVVLYTGYGAEMELSFYSLSKKQFTRKIALSHWATCLSLSPRSRLVAVGSNERLLKLIKTTDGKFQDFPTHSDAVQVCQFSPSGRFLFTSAYNEIFLWEVKGL